One Lacunisphaera limnophila DNA window includes the following coding sequences:
- a CDS encoding putative transporter → MNWLSHLLTEESVARTVILLGVAGAAGSALGKIRVGGVGLGVAGVLFAGLFLGYLKLSVDAHVLEFVREFGLIIFVYTLGLQIGPGFFGSLRSRGLMLNGFATAIVLLGAAIATAIILGGWVGLPAGVGLLSGATTNTPSLAAAQQALKQIGTADNVAVVQGLAYAVAYPFGIIGIILTMVIVRRVFRVDVKAEVAAAEAAHAPSRPKPATRNFEVRNPNLVGRALGKVPGLAGSGVIVSRFSRGGLVEVARPDTLLRLGDILHAVGPEEGLDELRVVVGADAGVDLKAVPGSITNRRLIVTRSDVFGRELGEVEAFTEHGVVVTRVTRGGIEFTATPGFRLQFGDVLMAVGEEPHIDAVAAVVGNSNHALNSPQPIPFFLGIALGVIVGSIPFAVPGLPAAVKLGLAGGPLVVAILLSRVANTGPLVWYLPTNANHMLREVGITLFLAAVGLKSGEKFMEVLMGGDGVRWLLFGALITAAPLLLVGLVARAWKKLNYAELCGLLAGSMTDPPALAFAQQTTASDAPAVAYATVYPLVMLLRVFTAQLIVFLLYQVAGG, encoded by the coding sequence ATGAACTGGCTGTCCCATCTCCTCACTGAAGAATCCGTGGCGCGCACCGTCATCCTGCTGGGCGTGGCCGGGGCCGCCGGGTCGGCCCTGGGTAAAATCCGCGTGGGCGGCGTGGGCCTTGGGGTGGCCGGGGTGCTCTTTGCCGGCCTCTTCCTCGGTTACCTGAAGCTGTCAGTGGACGCCCATGTGCTGGAATTCGTGCGCGAATTCGGCCTCATCATCTTTGTGTACACGCTCGGTCTGCAGATCGGGCCCGGGTTCTTCGGCTCGTTGCGCTCCCGCGGCCTGATGCTCAACGGTTTTGCCACCGCCATCGTGCTGCTGGGAGCCGCGATCGCGACCGCGATCATCCTCGGGGGCTGGGTCGGGTTGCCGGCCGGCGTCGGCCTGCTCTCCGGCGCGACCACCAACACCCCGAGCCTGGCGGCCGCGCAGCAGGCGCTCAAGCAGATCGGCACGGCCGACAATGTCGCCGTGGTACAGGGGCTGGCCTACGCCGTGGCCTATCCCTTCGGCATCATCGGCATCATCCTGACCATGGTGATCGTGCGCCGGGTCTTCCGGGTGGACGTGAAGGCTGAGGTCGCCGCCGCCGAGGCGGCGCACGCGCCGAGCCGGCCGAAGCCGGCCACGCGCAATTTCGAGGTGCGCAACCCCAACCTGGTTGGCCGCGCGCTCGGCAAGGTGCCGGGCCTCGCCGGCTCGGGGGTGATCGTCTCGCGCTTTTCCCGCGGCGGCCTCGTCGAGGTGGCGCGGCCCGACACCCTGCTGCGGCTGGGTGACATCCTGCATGCGGTCGGCCCCGAGGAAGGGCTCGATGAATTGCGCGTGGTCGTTGGTGCGGACGCCGGGGTGGACCTGAAGGCGGTGCCCGGCTCAATCACCAACCGCCGGCTGATCGTGACGCGCAGCGATGTGTTCGGTCGCGAATTGGGCGAGGTCGAGGCCTTCACCGAGCACGGGGTCGTCGTCACGCGGGTGACGCGCGGCGGCATCGAGTTCACCGCCACGCCGGGTTTCCGGCTGCAGTTCGGCGACGTGCTGATGGCCGTCGGCGAGGAGCCGCACATCGACGCGGTGGCCGCGGTGGTGGGCAACTCCAACCACGCACTCAATTCGCCGCAGCCGATTCCCTTTTTCCTCGGCATCGCGCTGGGCGTCATCGTGGGCTCGATCCCCTTCGCCGTGCCCGGCCTGCCGGCGGCGGTGAAGCTCGGGCTCGCGGGCGGCCCGCTGGTCGTGGCGATTCTGCTGTCGCGCGTGGCGAACACCGGACCGCTCGTCTGGTACCTGCCGACGAACGCCAACCACATGCTGCGCGAGGTCGGCATCACGTTGTTTCTGGCGGCGGTCGGGTTGAAGTCCGGCGAGAAATTCATGGAGGTGCTCATGGGCGGCGACGGCGTGCGCTGGCTGCTCTTTGGCGCGCTCATCACGGCGGCGCCGCTGCTCCTCGTGGGCCTGGTGGCGCGCGCCTGGAAGAAACTCAACTACGCCGAACTCTGCGGCCTGCTGGCCGGCAGCATGACCGACCCGCCGGCGCTGGCCTTCGCGCAACAGACCACGGCGAGCGACGCCCCGGCGGTCGCCTACGCCACGGTCTACCCGCTCGTCATGCTGCTCCGCGTCTTCACCGCGCAGCTGATCGTGTTTCTGCTCTATCAGGTGGCGGGCGGGTGA
- a CDS encoding BamA/TamA family outer membrane protein: protein MWVYPGGDGSIRGYRKGEAAPRDAAGLFVGAKSYLQFNLELEQALSGKWSVVLFGDALGTAASLRDYPSTDTLYAAGLGLRYQTIIGPVRLEYGRNLNPRPLDPSGTLLFSIGYPF from the coding sequence ATCTGGGTTTACCCGGGCGGCGACGGCTCGATCCGTGGCTACCGCAAGGGCGAGGCGGCACCGCGCGACGCCGCCGGCCTGTTCGTCGGGGCCAAATCCTACCTGCAGTTCAACCTCGAGCTCGAGCAGGCCCTGAGTGGAAAATGGTCGGTCGTGTTGTTCGGTGACGCCCTGGGCACCGCGGCCAGTCTGCGCGACTATCCGTCGACGGACACGCTCTACGCCGCGGGCCTGGGCCTGCGTTACCAGACCATCATCGGCCCCGTGCGCCTCGAATATGGCCGCAACCTCAACCCGCGCCCGCTCGATCCCTCCGGCACGCTGCTGTTCTCCATCGGCTATCCGTTCTGA
- a CDS encoding glycoside hydrolase family 9 protein: MTLRRFLLLGTLALATLAGAAPGEPSAPLALNDRGYFAKRGLNVMLASDYYPESHQGGVGIIQNGLRTATNGDLRLSPTPGQWQPTPVTGERTVDAATQQISVRMHFPDEKKNRTGFNPIDYPDLKLDYTVRVTPAGGDAFRIIVDLAAPLPADWVGQVGFNLELFPGYLFGKSFLLGGQAGLFPLQANSPAAPALGDDHQVVPLGRGPVLTIAPESEAQRLSIEAVRGGELLLLDGRARHNNGWFVVRSLVAAGATTGAIEWLVTPHAIPGWTAEPVIQVSQVGYHPRQPKVAVIELDPNDAARPSVALYRIGATGAELVREQPAQDWGNFLRSRYVQFDFTAIEQPGLYEVRYGERRSAAFPIDPQIFARHVWQPTVDYFLPVQMCHMRVNDNYRVWHGLCHDDDALMAPAPHNHFDGYAQGPSTLTRFQPGDHVPGLNHGGWHDAGDYDLRVESQADTIHGLALAWELFRPEHDNTTIDQARRLVDIHRPDGKPDLLQQIEHGALSIVGGYQALGRLYRGIIEPSLRPYAHLGDAATMNDQQVFVDDAARTAQQALAAAAVHGSQAEPVPGLPPLGTAGSPDDRWVFTEDNPDRELIVAAGLAAASRALRGYNDPLAADCRRIAEELWTQAGTPRSPLARLAPAIDLLQTTGDQKYADAIVGLADLATRNLVPDAGTDERRVHAGWLVARSLALVPDPAYQEKIRGALRSYRTRLAALEQATPYGVTYQPDIWGAGWAIQRFGVEQYFLHTGAPDIFPATAMHQALAFILGCHPGSNTASYVSGVGARSLTTAYGVNRGDWSHIPGGVASGTALIRPDFPELLTWPFLWQQTEYCLGRPTSDYVFLVLAADHLLKP; this comes from the coding sequence ATGACCCTCCGCCGCTTCCTGCTGCTCGGCACCCTCGCGCTGGCCACCCTGGCTGGCGCGGCCCCGGGCGAACCCTCCGCCCCGCTCGCGCTCAATGACCGTGGGTATTTCGCCAAGCGCGGCCTGAACGTGATGCTCGCCAGCGACTACTACCCTGAAAGCCACCAAGGCGGGGTCGGCATCATCCAGAACGGCCTGCGCACCGCCACCAACGGCGACCTGCGCCTCAGCCCGACGCCCGGCCAGTGGCAACCCACGCCCGTCACCGGCGAACGCACCGTGGACGCCGCCACCCAGCAGATCAGCGTGCGCATGCATTTCCCCGACGAGAAAAAGAACCGCACCGGTTTCAATCCGATCGACTACCCCGATCTCAAGCTCGACTACACCGTTCGGGTCACGCCGGCGGGTGGTGATGCCTTCCGCATCATCGTGGATCTGGCCGCGCCGTTGCCCGCCGACTGGGTCGGCCAGGTCGGTTTCAACCTCGAGCTTTTCCCCGGCTACCTCTTCGGCAAATCCTTCCTCCTTGGCGGACAAGCCGGACTGTTTCCCCTCCAGGCCAACAGCCCGGCCGCCCCCGCCTTGGGTGACGACCACCAGGTCGTGCCGCTCGGTCGCGGTCCGGTGCTGACCATCGCGCCGGAATCCGAGGCCCAGCGCCTGAGCATCGAGGCCGTGCGCGGCGGCGAGCTCCTGCTGCTGGACGGACGCGCGCGTCATAACAACGGCTGGTTTGTGGTCCGCTCCCTCGTCGCGGCGGGCGCCACCACCGGAGCCATCGAGTGGCTCGTCACCCCGCACGCCATTCCCGGCTGGACCGCCGAGCCCGTCATCCAGGTCTCGCAGGTCGGTTACCACCCGCGCCAACCCAAGGTCGCCGTCATCGAACTTGACCCGAACGACGCGGCCCGTCCCTCCGTCGCCCTCTACCGGATCGGCGCGACTGGCGCGGAACTCGTCCGGGAACAACCCGCCCAGGACTGGGGCAATTTCCTCCGCTCCCGGTACGTGCAGTTTGATTTCACCGCCATCGAGCAACCCGGTCTCTACGAGGTCCGGTATGGCGAGCGCCGCTCCGCCGCCTTCCCCATCGACCCGCAGATCTTTGCCCGGCACGTCTGGCAGCCCACCGTCGACTACTTCCTGCCCGTGCAGATGTGCCACATGCGCGTGAACGACAACTACCGCGTCTGGCACGGGCTCTGTCACGATGACGACGCCCTCATGGCCCCGGCGCCGCACAACCACTTCGACGGCTACGCGCAGGGTCCCTCGACCCTCACCCGTTTCCAACCGGGCGACCACGTCCCGGGCCTCAACCACGGCGGCTGGCACGACGCCGGGGACTACGACCTGCGCGTTGAGTCGCAGGCCGACACCATCCACGGCCTCGCGCTCGCCTGGGAACTCTTCCGCCCCGAGCACGACAACACCACGATCGACCAGGCTCGCCGCCTCGTCGACATCCACCGCCCCGACGGCAAGCCCGACCTGCTCCAGCAGATCGAACATGGTGCGCTCAGCATCGTCGGCGGTTACCAGGCGCTCGGCCGGCTTTACCGCGGCATCATCGAACCTTCGCTCCGGCCGTATGCCCATCTCGGCGACGCCGCCACGATGAACGACCAGCAGGTCTTCGTGGATGACGCCGCGCGCACCGCCCAGCAGGCGCTGGCCGCCGCCGCCGTGCACGGTTCTCAGGCCGAGCCCGTCCCTGGCCTGCCGCCGCTCGGCACCGCCGGTTCTCCGGATGACCGCTGGGTGTTCACGGAGGACAATCCCGATCGCGAGCTCATCGTCGCCGCCGGTCTCGCCGCTGCGTCCCGCGCGCTCCGGGGTTACAACGATCCGCTGGCCGCCGACTGCCGGCGCATCGCGGAGGAACTGTGGACCCAGGCCGGCACCCCGCGTTCGCCGCTCGCCCGGCTCGCGCCCGCCATCGACCTGCTGCAGACGACGGGTGACCAGAAATACGCCGACGCCATCGTCGGACTCGCTGACCTCGCGACCCGGAACCTCGTGCCCGATGCCGGCACGGACGAGCGTCGCGTCCACGCCGGCTGGCTCGTCGCCCGCTCGCTGGCCCTCGTGCCGGATCCCGCCTATCAGGAAAAAATCCGCGGCGCCCTGCGGAGCTACCGCACCCGGCTCGCCGCGCTCGAGCAGGCCACACCCTACGGCGTGACCTACCAGCCCGACATCTGGGGCGCGGGCTGGGCGATCCAGCGCTTTGGCGTGGAGCAGTATTTCCTGCACACTGGCGCGCCCGACATCTTCCCCGCCACCGCCATGCACCAGGCCCTCGCCTTCATCCTGGGCTGCCACCCGGGATCCAACACCGCCTCCTATGTTTCGGGCGTGGGCGCCCGCTCGCTGACCACGGCCTATGGCGTCAACCGCGGTGACTGGTCCCACATTCCCGGCGGCGTGGCTTCCGGCACCGCCCTGATCCGGCCCGACTTTCCCGAGCTGCTCACCTGGCCCTTCCTCTGGCAGCAAACCGAATATTGCCTTGGCCGCCCGACCAGCGATTACGTCTTCCTCGTGCTCGCCGCCGATCATCTGCTCAAGCCATGA
- a CDS encoding MFS transporter, whose amino-acid sequence MSSPAPAVRNPWYWVPSSYLSEGIPFAMVIWVAGTMFKDLGHSDGQITLATASIGIAWSLKPLWAAFLDMYRTKKFFVLLMELLMAGLLCAIAVCLPLPNYFQITIAVLWVLAFASATQDICVDGIYITSLDEKKQAAFIGVQGVFWNVGRLFGTAVVVWLAGSLKEDHGMSTTAAWGWALGLAAVTLAGLAAYHWFILPTGSITERPKSVGEIGRTFYDSIADFFRKEHIWGMLLFVFLYRSSEGLLLIEGPLFLQASPELGGVGLSLKEKGIIDGTISTFVSLFAGLLGGAFMAKYGLKRNTLIFMALCLNIPHITFVILSQLAGPGHTLSLWTIGSLVTIEKFGYSFGFVANMLYMMQQISPGRYHMTHYAFCTALMNLMLVPTQMVSGPLADHFGYKTYFIIVMFAAVPSILAACYAPFPRKFGHDRPATGA is encoded by the coding sequence ATGAGTTCCCCCGCTCCGGCCGTCCGCAATCCCTGGTATTGGGTTCCCTCCTCCTACCTGTCCGAGGGCATCCCCTTCGCGATGGTCATCTGGGTCGCCGGCACGATGTTCAAGGATCTCGGCCACAGCGACGGCCAGATCACGCTGGCCACCGCGAGCATCGGCATCGCGTGGTCCCTCAAGCCGCTCTGGGCCGCCTTCCTCGACATGTATCGGACGAAGAAATTCTTCGTCCTCCTGATGGAGCTGCTCATGGCCGGCCTGCTCTGCGCCATCGCCGTCTGCCTGCCGCTGCCCAACTATTTCCAGATCACCATCGCGGTGCTCTGGGTCCTCGCCTTCGCCTCGGCCACCCAGGACATCTGCGTCGACGGCATCTACATCACCTCGCTCGACGAGAAAAAACAGGCCGCGTTCATCGGCGTGCAGGGCGTGTTCTGGAACGTCGGCCGCCTCTTCGGCACCGCGGTCGTCGTCTGGCTGGCCGGCTCCCTCAAGGAAGACCACGGCATGTCCACCACCGCCGCCTGGGGTTGGGCGCTCGGCCTCGCCGCCGTCACCCTCGCCGGCCTCGCCGCCTACCACTGGTTCATCCTCCCGACCGGCTCGATCACCGAGCGGCCCAAGAGCGTCGGCGAGATCGGCCGCACGTTCTACGACTCCATCGCGGACTTCTTCCGCAAGGAACACATCTGGGGCATGCTGCTCTTCGTGTTCCTCTACCGCAGCTCCGAGGGCCTGCTGCTCATCGAGGGGCCGCTCTTCCTGCAGGCCTCGCCCGAGCTGGGCGGCGTCGGCCTGAGCCTGAAGGAAAAGGGCATCATCGACGGCACGATCAGCACCTTCGTCAGCCTCTTCGCCGGCCTGCTGGGCGGCGCGTTCATGGCCAAATACGGCCTGAAGCGGAACACGCTCATCTTCATGGCGCTGTGCCTGAACATTCCGCACATCACCTTCGTCATCCTCTCCCAGCTCGCCGGCCCCGGCCACACGCTGTCCCTCTGGACCATCGGCTCCCTCGTCACCATCGAGAAGTTCGGCTATAGCTTCGGCTTCGTGGCCAACATGCTCTATATGATGCAGCAGATCTCCCCGGGCCGGTACCACATGACGCATTACGCGTTCTGCACCGCCCTGATGAACCTCATGCTTGTGCCCACGCAGATGGTCAGCGGACCGCTGGCCGACCACTTCGGCTACAAGACCTACTTCATCATCGTCATGTTCGCCGCCGTCCCGTCGATCCTCGCCGCCTGCTATGCGCCGTTCCCGCGCAAGTTCGGCCACGACCGACCGGCCACCGGTGCCTGA
- a CDS encoding polysaccharide deacetylase family protein gives MLSPLAAADLRPASAQPPGGLAAAAAPQFVLLGFDDNPQTEPMTWFVDHVQALRNPAGRGTAATFDGAPVRAIFFSNGKYWNDRTLISIHHQALSAGHEIANHTQNHEQGGEFTVAKWRAEMAACEATFAETGIPAHGVVGFRTPFLAYNAATFEALAAEAQLYDSSIEEGDQPGQDGTNFFWPYTLDAGSPGNAHSFPADSPKHVGSHPGLWEIPLHVFMIPADDECAAHGIKPGLRARIGAALKESYGSGSGEPTDKISGLDWNVLEAAKCDGPEFLAILKHTLDLRLAGNRAPFMVGGHTALYPADKPDRRKAIEDFIAYALTKPEVRFVTGVKLLEWLRAPQGL, from the coding sequence ATGCTCTCTCCCCTTGCCGCCGCCGACCTTCGTCCCGCCTCCGCCCAGCCCCCCGGCGGACTCGCCGCGGCCGCGGCGCCGCAGTTCGTGCTGCTGGGGTTCGACGACAACCCGCAGACGGAGCCGATGACGTGGTTCGTGGATCACGTGCAGGCGCTGCGCAACCCGGCCGGCCGGGGCACGGCGGCCACCTTCGACGGCGCGCCGGTGCGCGCGATCTTTTTCAGCAACGGCAAATACTGGAACGACCGCACGCTCATCTCCATTCATCACCAAGCCCTGTCCGCGGGTCACGAGATCGCGAACCACACGCAAAACCACGAGCAGGGTGGCGAATTCACGGTGGCGAAATGGCGCGCCGAAATGGCCGCCTGCGAGGCGACGTTTGCGGAGACGGGCATTCCCGCCCACGGCGTGGTGGGTTTCCGCACACCGTTTCTCGCCTACAACGCCGCGACCTTCGAGGCGCTGGCGGCTGAGGCGCAGCTCTACGACAGCTCGATCGAGGAGGGCGACCAGCCCGGGCAGGACGGCACGAACTTCTTCTGGCCCTACACCCTCGACGCAGGCAGCCCGGGCAACGCGCACTCCTTCCCGGCCGACTCGCCCAAACATGTCGGCTCACACCCCGGCCTGTGGGAGATCCCGCTGCATGTCTTCATGATCCCGGCCGACGACGAATGTGCTGCGCACGGCATCAAGCCCGGCCTGCGGGCCCGGATCGGTGCCGCCCTGAAGGAGTCCTATGGCAGCGGCTCGGGTGAGCCGACCGACAAGATTTCCGGCCTCGATTGGAACGTGCTAGAGGCGGCGAAATGCGACGGCCCGGAATTCCTGGCCATCCTGAAGCACACGCTCGACCTGCGCCTGGCGGGCAACCGTGCGCCCTTCATGGTCGGCGGGCACACCGCGCTCTACCCGGCGGACAAGCCCGACCGCCGGAAGGCGATCGAGGATTTTATCGCCTACGCGCTCACGAAACCCGAGGTGCGGTTCGTCACCGGCGTGAAGCTGCTGGAGTGGCTCCGCGCCCCGCAGGGGCTATAA
- a CDS encoding nucleoside hydrolase: MNPTPWLRRLAILLVLTVSAFAAAPQAPIPVLFDTDIGTDIDDAYALAQILHSPELQLVGVTTVSGDAVARARLAAKLLAVAGQPGIPVYAGTSTAAQNMKHAEWAAGFTSPALHESGGVEFLRQQINARPGELTLIAVGEMTNVAALLESEPGIGRKIKAIALMGGSVRRGYAPASAPEPEWNLKSNIRAAQIVFASGVPLLVAPLDSTADLKLTSAWKVRLFSQGTPLNDALASLDYVWRHTNHWGGTDPTLFDNLAVALVATPGVAPLTPLHLTVEADGLTREHADRPANAQVVLTTDIPAFLEYFTARLER; the protein is encoded by the coding sequence ATGAACCCCACCCCTTGGCTTCGCCGTCTGGCGATCCTTCTCGTGTTGACCGTGTCCGCCTTTGCCGCCGCACCCCAAGCCCCCATCCCCGTCCTTTTCGACACCGACATCGGCACCGACATCGACGACGCCTATGCGCTCGCGCAGATCCTCCACAGCCCGGAACTGCAGCTGGTGGGCGTGACCACGGTCTCAGGCGACGCCGTGGCGCGCGCCCGACTGGCGGCCAAGCTGCTCGCGGTGGCCGGCCAGCCCGGGATTCCTGTTTATGCAGGCACCTCCACCGCCGCCCAAAACATGAAGCACGCCGAGTGGGCCGCCGGCTTCACCTCGCCCGCCCTGCACGAGTCCGGCGGCGTGGAATTCCTGCGCCAGCAGATCAACGCCCGCCCGGGCGAACTCACGCTCATCGCCGTGGGCGAGATGACCAACGTTGCCGCCCTGCTCGAATCGGAGCCCGGCATCGGCCGGAAGATCAAGGCCATCGCCCTGATGGGCGGCTCGGTCCGCCGCGGCTACGCCCCCGCCTCTGCGCCCGAACCGGAGTGGAATTTAAAATCCAACATCCGGGCCGCCCAGATCGTGTTCGCCTCCGGCGTCCCGCTGCTCGTCGCCCCGCTCGACTCCACCGCGGATCTCAAGCTGACGTCCGCGTGGAAGGTGCGTCTTTTCTCGCAGGGCACGCCGCTGAACGACGCCCTCGCGTCCCTCGACTATGTCTGGCGTCACACTAACCACTGGGGCGGCACGGACCCAACGCTGTTCGACAACCTCGCCGTGGCCCTCGTGGCAACGCCCGGCGTGGCCCCGCTCACCCCGCTGCACCTCACCGTCGAAGCCGACGGCCTGACCCGCGAGCACGCCGACCGGCCGGCCAACGCCCAGGTCGTCCTCACGACCGACATCCCGGCCTTCCTCGAGTACTTCACCGCCCGCCTGGAGCGGTGA
- a CDS encoding DUF1643 domain-containing protein produces the protein MENPCTFSPDRRHRYSLVHRWNPLFSDRLILWIGLNPSTADEQQLDPTLTRIRSFSQREGFDGFWMANLFGLRTPYPKEMMADPDPVGPGNDAALLEAAARCTKIVAAWGAGGNFQERGLAVARLLKGHKLWCLGTTQDGQPRHPLYVAGKAPLVRWKPPA, from the coding sequence GTGGAAAATCCCTGCACCTTCTCCCCTGACCGCCGCCACCGCTACTCGCTCGTGCACCGTTGGAATCCGCTCTTCAGCGACCGGCTCATCCTCTGGATCGGGCTCAATCCCTCGACCGCCGACGAACAGCAGCTCGATCCGACGCTCACGCGCATCCGCTCGTTTTCCCAGCGCGAGGGCTTCGACGGTTTCTGGATGGCCAACCTCTTCGGCCTCCGTACGCCGTATCCCAAGGAGATGATGGCCGACCCGGATCCGGTCGGCCCCGGCAACGACGCGGCCCTCCTCGAGGCCGCCGCCCGCTGCACCAAGATCGTCGCCGCCTGGGGCGCCGGCGGAAATTTCCAAGAACGTGGCCTGGCGGTGGCGCGCTTGCTCAAGGGCCACAAACTCTGGTGCCTCGGCACCACCCAGGACGGCCAGCCGCGTCATCCGCTCTACGTGGCCGGCAAAGCACCCTTGGTGCGGTGGAAACCACCGGCCTGA